In a genomic window of Muntiacus reevesi chromosome 1, mMunRee1.1, whole genome shotgun sequence:
- the SLC25A42 gene encoding mitochondrial coenzyme A transporter SLC25A42 isoform X2 has product MGNGVKEGVVRLRDDAEPVLPAHVSSKSDHRQVLSSLLSGALAGALAKTAVAPLDRTKIIFQVSSKRFSAKEAFRLLYFTYLHEGFLSLWRGNSATMVRVVPYAAIQFSAHEEYKRLLGSYYGFRGEALPPWPRLLAGALAGTTAASLTYPLDLVRARMAVTPKEMYSNIFHVFIRISREEGLKTLYHGFVPTVLGVIPYAGLSFFTYETLKSLHRVPWVRRPLLLSFLRVSSSQPQSCPQTLVPRGPEQPVMAVPLGKHHTHLLSQPCPALRRGRGTLTGRRDGNMRVPRPGVRPWWVRPNGRLGSALL; this is encoded by the exons ATGGGTAATGGTGTGAAGGAAGGCGTGGTGCGTTTGCGTGACGATGCCGAGCCTGTCCTGCCCGCGCATGTCTCCTCAAAG AGTGATCACAGGCAAGTTCTCAGCTCCCTTCTGTCTGGGGCACTGGCTGGTGCTCTTGCCAAAACAGCTGTAGCTCCCCTGGACCGAACCAAAATCATCTTCCAAG tgtcCTCAAAAAGATTTTCTGCCAAG gaGGCCTTCAGGCTCCTCTACTTCACCTACCTCCACGAGGGCTTCTTGAGCCTGTGGCGCGGCAACTCGGCCACCATGGTGCGTGTGGTACCCTACGCCGCCATCCAGTTCAGCGCGCACGAGGAGTACAAACGGCTCCTGGGCAGCTACTACGGCTTCCGCGGAGA AGCCCTGCCGCCTTGGCCTCGCCTCCTCGCGGGCGCCCTGGCTGGAACCACGGCCGCCTCGCTGACCTACCCGCTGGACCTGGTCAGAGCGCGGATGGCTGTGACCCCAAAGGAAAT GTACAGCAACATCTTTCACGTCTTCATCCGCATCTCGAGAGAAGAGGGGCTGAAGACCCTCTACCACGGATTTGTTCCGACCGTGCTGGGGGTCATTCCCTACGCCGGCCTGAGCTTCTTCACCTATGAGACCCTCAAGAGCCTGCACCGAG TCCCCTGGGTGCGAAGGCCCCTCCTCCTGTCCTTCCTGCGTGTCTCCAGCAGCCAACCCCAGTCTTGTCCGCAGACTCTTGTTCCCAGGGGGCCCGAGCAGCCTGTGATGGCTGTCCCGTTGGGTAAGCATCACACCCACCTTCTCTCCCAGCCTTGCCCAGCGCTCAGGAGAGGCAGGGGCACCCTCACAGGGAGACGGGATGGGAACATGAGGGTGCCCAGGCCGGGGGTCCGCCCCTGGTGGGTGAGACCAAATGGACGTCTCGGCAGTGCCCTCCTCTGA
- the SLC25A42 gene encoding mitochondrial coenzyme A transporter SLC25A42 isoform X1, whose amino-acid sequence MGNGVKEGVVRLRDDAEPVLPAHVSSKSDHRQVLSSLLSGALAGALAKTAVAPLDRTKIIFQVSSKRFSAKEAFRLLYFTYLHEGFLSLWRGNSATMVRVVPYAAIQFSAHEEYKRLLGSYYGFRGEALPPWPRLLAGALAGTTAASLTYPLDLVRARMAVTPKEMYSNIFHVFIRISREEGLKTLYHGFVPTVLGVIPYAGLSFFTYETLKSLHREYSGRPQPYPFERMIFGACAGLIGQSASYPLDVVRRRMQTAGVTGHQRTSIVRTMRTIVREEGVVRGLYKGLSMNWLKGPIAVGISFTTFDLMQILLRHLQS is encoded by the exons ATGGGTAATGGTGTGAAGGAAGGCGTGGTGCGTTTGCGTGACGATGCCGAGCCTGTCCTGCCCGCGCATGTCTCCTCAAAG AGTGATCACAGGCAAGTTCTCAGCTCCCTTCTGTCTGGGGCACTGGCTGGTGCTCTTGCCAAAACAGCTGTAGCTCCCCTGGACCGAACCAAAATCATCTTCCAAG tgtcCTCAAAAAGATTTTCTGCCAAG gaGGCCTTCAGGCTCCTCTACTTCACCTACCTCCACGAGGGCTTCTTGAGCCTGTGGCGCGGCAACTCGGCCACCATGGTGCGTGTGGTACCCTACGCCGCCATCCAGTTCAGCGCGCACGAGGAGTACAAACGGCTCCTGGGCAGCTACTACGGCTTCCGCGGAGA AGCCCTGCCGCCTTGGCCTCGCCTCCTCGCGGGCGCCCTGGCTGGAACCACGGCCGCCTCGCTGACCTACCCGCTGGACCTGGTCAGAGCGCGGATGGCTGTGACCCCAAAGGAAAT GTACAGCAACATCTTTCACGTCTTCATCCGCATCTCGAGAGAAGAGGGGCTGAAGACCCTCTACCACGGATTTGTTCCGACCGTGCTGGGGGTCATTCCCTACGCCGGCCTGAGCTTCTTCACCTATGAGACCCTCAAGAGCCTGCACCGAG AGTACAGCGGCCGCCCGCAGCCCTACCCCTTTGAGCGCATGATTTTCGGGGCCTGCGCTGGCCTCATCGGGCAGTCTGCCTCTTACCCGCTGGACGTGGTGCGGCGGCGCATGCAGACGGCCGGCGTCACAGGCCACCAGCGCACCTCTATCGTGCGCACGATGCGCACCATCGTGCGGGAGGAGGGTGTGGTGCGCGGCCTCTACAAGGGCCTGAGCATGAACTGGCTCAAGGGCCCCATCGCCGTGGGCATCAGCTTCACCACCTTCGACCTCATGCAGATCCTGCTGCGACACCTGCAGAGCTAG